Proteins encoded in a region of the Bacteroidales bacterium WCE2004 genome:
- a CDS encoding Histidine phosphatase superfamily (branch 2) has protein sequence MLKNKILLLVLLLFSFPLAWGQRADVREEVYADPQRSYGNDFPYPTETCRPTPPPRGYKPFYLSHYGRHGSRYYWEASLYRRMDSLLTDAYTRGILTETGESFYRQFSSILPELTVGVTELTPRGYEQHVRVAKTMYDSFPEIFRKGGRVEAFSSLEGRCIVSMAAFCQSLARQNRKLDIFQRASRATLDAVVPDAKENPRRWTIDPEPFPVAGEPSVSAGPAARRMPFVEMFFKDASLGEREKMTIQSTLNTFYTSLPSIGYEGMMGEPYSLEEMYSRWEVSNAGAYRHYWSRRYLAVPIVEDILDRAEAVISGRSTEIADLRFGHDSYLGPLNILLGLDGSLTVPTDPDDFKYVYQNYNTCMAGNIQLVFYKSRKPGGEILVKALLCGREVTLPLPGEQAPYYRWSDFRAFYRNLCDNARNNR, from the coding sequence GGATGTCCGCGAAGAGGTCTATGCGGATCCGCAGCGGTCATACGGCAACGATTTCCCGTATCCCACCGAGACCTGCAGGCCGACCCCTCCGCCCAGAGGGTACAAGCCGTTCTACCTCAGCCATTACGGCCGCCATGGGTCCCGCTACTACTGGGAGGCTTCCCTGTACAGGCGCATGGACTCGCTGCTGACCGACGCATATACCAGGGGAATTCTCACGGAAACGGGAGAATCGTTCTACCGGCAGTTCTCTTCCATCCTGCCGGAACTGACCGTCGGCGTCACGGAGCTGACGCCGCGGGGATATGAGCAGCACGTGCGCGTCGCAAAGACCATGTACGATTCTTTCCCGGAAATATTCCGGAAAGGCGGACGCGTCGAGGCGTTCTCTTCCCTCGAAGGCCGTTGCATCGTCAGCATGGCCGCCTTCTGCCAGTCGCTGGCCAGGCAGAACCGCAAACTGGATATTTTCCAGCGGGCTTCCCGGGCGACGCTCGACGCCGTCGTTCCGGACGCGAAGGAAAATCCCCGGCGCTGGACCATCGATCCGGAGCCGTTCCCGGTAGCGGGCGAGCCTTCCGTCTCCGCCGGTCCCGCAGCGAGGAGAATGCCGTTCGTGGAGATGTTCTTCAAGGACGCGTCGCTGGGCGAACGGGAGAAAATGACCATCCAGTCCACCTTGAATACCTTCTACACCTCTCTCCCCAGCATCGGATATGAGGGGATGATGGGGGAGCCTTATTCTCTGGAAGAAATGTACAGCCGGTGGGAAGTGTCGAACGCGGGCGCCTACCGGCATTACTGGTCCAGGCGCTATCTCGCGGTCCCCATCGTCGAAGATATCCTGGACAGGGCCGAGGCCGTGATTTCGGGCAGGAGTACCGAAATCGCGGACCTGCGTTTCGGACACGATTCCTATCTCGGCCCGCTCAACATCCTCCTGGGCCTGGACGGTTCCCTGACGGTCCCGACCGATCCGGACGATTTCAAATACGTATACCAGAATTACAATACCTGCATGGCCGGCAATATCCAGCTGGTCTTCTACAAAAGCAGGAAGCCGGGCGGCGAAATCCTGGTCAAGGCCCTTCTTTGCGGCCGGGAGGTGACGCTCCCGCTGCCCGGAGAACAGGCTCCCTATTACAGGTGGAGCGACTTCCGGGCGTTCTACCGGAACCTATGCGACAATGCCAGAAACAACAGATAA